Proteins encoded by one window of Teretinema zuelzerae:
- a CDS encoding AAA family ATPase, translating to MKEEGKKFEQSLAVINAVRERMAERIIGQNSLVDGIITAWIAGGHVLLEGVPGLAKTLAVKTFAELSGLTFKRIQFTPDLLPADLIGTLVYEGSSGGFSVRKGPVFANLVLADEINRAPAKVQSALLEAMAEGQVTIGESSHILPRPFFVLATQNPIEQEGTYPLPEAELDRFLLKLQVPYPTLAEEARIVTASASGALQNASDAKKTRVDPVFAPEALYSIRKDADSVRCDESIVQYIVSLVAATRPSPEGRKERKVRDDYQKYISFGASPRASIALHSCAKIRALFEGRDFVLPEDVKAVAPAVLRHRLVLSYEAGSDGLSSDDIVARILSLVSIP from the coding sequence ATGAAGGAAGAAGGCAAAAAGTTCGAGCAAAGCCTTGCGGTAATAAACGCGGTGCGGGAGCGCATGGCTGAACGGATAATCGGGCAGAATTCGCTGGTCGACGGAATCATCACCGCCTGGATAGCCGGCGGGCACGTGCTGCTCGAAGGCGTTCCCGGTTTGGCTAAAACCCTTGCGGTGAAAACCTTCGCAGAGCTTTCCGGTTTGACATTCAAGCGCATTCAGTTCACTCCCGATCTTTTGCCGGCCGATTTGATCGGAACGCTTGTTTATGAAGGCTCTTCCGGAGGCTTTTCAGTCCGAAAAGGGCCGGTTTTCGCGAACCTCGTATTGGCGGATGAAATAAACCGCGCGCCCGCTAAGGTCCAGTCCGCTCTTTTGGAAGCGATGGCCGAAGGCCAGGTAACGATCGGCGAGTCTTCTCATATTCTTCCCCGGCCTTTCTTTGTGTTGGCGACGCAGAACCCCATTGAACAGGAAGGCACCTATCCCCTGCCTGAGGCTGAGCTCGACCGGTTTCTGCTGAAGCTGCAGGTGCCGTATCCCACTCTCGCGGAGGAAGCCCGCATAGTGACGGCTTCCGCTTCCGGGGCTCTTCAGAATGCCTCCGATGCGAAGAAAACGCGCGTTGATCCGGTTTTCGCACCGGAAGCCCTGTATAGCATCCGAAAGGATGCCGATTCCGTCCGGTGCGATGAATCTATCGTTCAGTACATCGTTTCGCTGGTCGCCGCGACCCGCCCTTCTCCCGAAGGGCGCAAGGAACGGAAAGTCCGGGACGATTATCAAAAGTATATTTCGTTCGGAGCTTCTCCCCGGGCGAGCATCGCGCTTCATTCTTGCGCAAAAATACGAGCTTTATTCGAAGGACGCGATTTTGTGCTTCCCGAGGACGTGAAGGCAGTCGCGCCCGCGGTGCTTCGCCATCGGCTCGTTCTTTCGTACGAGGCGGGATCAGACGGCTTGTCCTCGGACGATATCGTCGCCAGGATTTTGTCTCTGGTTTCCATACCCTGA